In the genome of Hydrogenophaga sp. PBL-H3, the window CGCGGCGGCGCTCTCCGTGGCGGGTGGTCCCGGCACGGCGTTCGACATCGTGGTCAACAACGCGGGCGGGCCACCCCCCGGTGATTTCCGCGCCTGGGACCGCGACGTCTGGATCAAGGCCATCGACGCCAACATGCTCACGCCCATCGAACTGATCAAGGCCACGGTGGACGGCATGGCGCAACGCGGCTTCGGTCGCATCATCAACATCACCTCGGGCGCCGTGAAGGCACCGATCGACATCCTGGGCTTGTCCAACGGCGCGCGCAGCGGCCTCACCGGCTTTGTGGCGGGTGTGGCCCGCAGTCCGCTCGCAGCCCAGGGCGTCACGGTCAACAACCTGCTGCCTGGCGCCTTCGACACCGACCGCCTCAAGACCACGCTGGCTGGTGCTGCCGAAAAAACCGGTCAGTCGGTGGACGCGATCG includes:
- a CDS encoding SDR family oxidoreductase translates to MDLGIKGKWALVCGASKGLGLGCAQALAAEGVHVVLVARGARDLEAAAQALQAATPGVTVLAVAADITTPEGRAAALSVAGGPGTAFDIVVNNAGGPPPGDFRAWDRDVWIKAIDANMLTPIELIKATVDGMAQRGFGRIINITSGAVKAPIDILGLSNGARSGLTGFVAGVARSPLAAQGVTVNNLLPGAFDTDRLKTTLAGAAEKTGQSVDAIADARRKNIPAKRFGTSEEFGAICAFLCSVHAGYITGQNVLADGGAYPGTF